The proteins below come from a single Capsicum annuum cultivar UCD-10X-F1 unplaced genomic scaffold, UCD10Xv1.1 ctg83355, whole genome shotgun sequence genomic window:
- the LOC124895633 gene encoding protein root UVB sensitive 4-like translates to MQSNLCCARSCFSWNPEKTKIVLHNFELQQGLLNNPSPKPKIDKLKTSINFLKTSLSFGEDKLNKQQEEETTVPFYLPVSVRNSNSHFRYIWDGKDLKLVSVDGNALSISDLDSNFEDTLQKLVRICISAIRNFFLPREVSRNYLEYVKWKFVHRVSSSALQVLATQAMLRAIGIGHSRSLPLAAALNWVLKDGLGRLCRCIYTASLASSFDTNLKRVRFCTSVLFSLSIGVELLTPVFPQYFLMLASIANIAKQISLACYLATSTAVHRSFAIADNLGEVSAKGQIQTVCFDNLGLTLAATLNILSVNSPRLQAGLPFVMYPIFAVLDLFGIYQGLQHVHLQTLTKDRLDIIISTWIQQGFVPSPEEVSKKEGIGLFWSRGREPWSIRIGCLNPRCCTAKLSVMTMQSLNSEDFYFLSPESLTGELKRNQEYGVLLSLREGAGTIDVIRGILHASYVRKGIEACGSSNAVLKQWFNLVEDGRRLTEQNLSLFYEHMLSLGWACKNILLSTQEQARYSFIAD, encoded by the exons ATGCAATCCAATTTGTGCTGCGCCCGTTCTTGTTTCTCATGGAATCCAGAAAAAACCAAAATCGTCCTACACAACTTTGAACTACAACAAGGCCTACTAAATAATCCATCTCCCAAGCCCAAAATAGACAAGCTCAAAACCTCAATTAATTTTCTGAAGACCTCATTAAGCTTTGGAGAAGATAAGTTGAACaagcaacaagaagaagaaactaCTGTGCCTTTTTATCTTCCAGTTTCGGTTCGCAATTCAAATAGTCATTTTAGGTATATTTGGGATGGCAAAGACTTAAAGTTAGTCTCTGTTGATGGCAATGCCTTATCTATATCCGATTTAGACTCTAATTTTGAAGATACTCTTCAAAAGTTGGTCAGAATTTGTATTTCGGCAATAAGAAATTTCTTTCTTCCGAGAGAAGTTAGTCGTAATTATCTTGAATACGTCAAGTGGAAGTTTGTTCATCGCGTTTCCAGTTCTGCTCTCCAAGTTCTCGCCACCCAG GCTATGTTGCGGGCAATAGGAATTGGGCACTCCCGTTCACTTCCATTAGCCGCCGCACTAAATTGGGTCCTGAAGGATGGACTTGGACGGTTGTGCAGGTGCATCTACACTGCTAGCCTAGCATCTTCTTTTGATACCAATCTTAAG AGAGTAAGATTCTGTACATCTGTTCTCTTCAGTTTGAGCATTGGAGTTGAATTGCTGACTCCTGTATTCCCACAATACTTTTTGATGCTTGCGTCAATTGCCAACATTGCCAAGCAAATAAGCCTTGCGTGTTATCTAGCAACTAGT ACTGCTGTTCATAGAAGCTTTGCAATTGCTGATAACCTTGGCGAGGTTTCTGCGAAAGGACAG ATTCAAACAGTTTGCTTTGATAATCTTGGTCTTACACTTGCCGCAACCCTGAACATACTGTCTGTTAATAGCCCAAG ATTGCAAGCAGGTCTACCATTTGTGATGTACCCAATCTTCGCAGTGCTTGACCTTTTTGGTATTTATCAAGGACTACAGCATGTGCATCTGCAGACATTAACTAAG GATAGGCTTGACATCATTATAAGCACATGGATTCAACAAGGATTTGTCCCATCACCTGAAGAGGTGAGTAAAAAGGAGGGTATTGGCTTATTTTGGAGCCGAG GCAGGGAGCCGTGGTCTATCAGAATTGGTTGCTTAAATCCTAGATGTTGCACAGCAAAGCTATCTGTGATGACGATGCAATCTTTGAATAGTGAAGACTTCTATTTCTTGAGTCCGGAGAGTTTGACTGGTGAATTGAAAAGGAACCAGGAG TATGGTGTCCTACTTTCTCTGCGGGAAGGGGCAGGCACTATAGATGTGATCAGGGGCATATTGCAT GCAAGCTATGTCCGCAAGGGTATAGAAGCTTGTGGTAGTTCGAATGCAGTTCTCAAGCAATGGTTTAACCTGGTTGAAGATGGCAGGAGATTAACGGAACAAAACTTGAGCCTCTTTTATGAGCATATGTTGTCTTTGGGGTGGGCATGCAAGAATATTCTGTTGAGCACACAGGAGCAAGCTCGCTATAGTTTTATAGCTGACTGA